In Notolabrus celidotus isolate fNotCel1 chromosome 22, fNotCel1.pri, whole genome shotgun sequence, one genomic interval encodes:
- the lrit3b gene encoding leucine-rich repeat, immunoglobulin-like domain and transmembrane domain-containing protein 3b: MHLLVLVQILQSALWGVQSCPAVCSCSYGTSGNSELRSVRCSDPGISAVPVNVPADTVKLRLEKTLISKIPRAAFYNLSDLRFLWLNYNSITSIHPSSFVNLKALRELRLDGNLLSSFPWEGLRDMPRLQTLGLHNNRLSSLPAHASLFLPNITFLDLSSNRLTVLPGELLDLWFPPPGQQGGPLQRKILGLHDNPWLCDCQISMVMSLSMSLRSPVVLMDQMLVCGRSVDQSGTLLSQSELSRCMRPSIQPAATRVISPLGSNVILRCEATGYPTPTLTWIKASAYTDCCRNNMIESLDQLPRNLESFMQESPRVGVRWSIIILNGLSYKDAGEYRCQARNMAGLSEAPIKLKVVGVTRLSRLPKKKYLKTPLKLSTRYKKLNQTASTTSSASVKENQILQSITPPWTNKSQTAANLVSKELFRDERRKMN, translated from the exons ATGCATCTGCTGGTCCTGGTTCAGATCCTGCAGTCCGCCTTGTGGGGGGTCCAGTCCTGTCCAGCTGTGTGTTCCTGCTCGTACGGGACCAGTGGGAACTCAGAGCTCAG GTCGGTGCGATGCAGTGACCCAGGAATCTCAGCTGTGCCCGTTAACGTCCCCGCTGACACGGTCAAGCTGCGTCTGGAGAAGACCCTGATCTCCAAGATACCCCGGGCAGCCTTCTACAACCTGTCAGACCTGCGCTTCCTGTGGCTGAACTACaactccatcacctccatccaccCCAGCAGCTTCGTCAACCTGAAGGCCCTGCGAGAGCTGCGGCTGGACGGAAACCTCCTCTCATCCTTCCCATGGGAGGGGCTCAGGGACATGCCCCGCCTCCAGACTCTAGGTCTCCATAACAACCGTCTCTCCAGCCTCCCTGCCCACGCGTCTCTGTTCCTGCCCAACATCACCTTCCTCGACCTGTCCAGCAACAG gcTGACCGTGTTACCCGGCGAGCTGCTCGACCTCTGGTTCCCTCCTCCGGGACAACAGGGAGGACCACTTCAGAGGAAGATTCTGG GTCTCCATGATAACCCTTGGTTGTGCGACTGCCAGATCTCCATGGTGATGTCCCTGTCCATGTCTCTGAGGAGTCCCGTGGTCCTGATGGACCAGATGTTGGTCTGCGGCCGGTCCGTGGATCAGTCAGGGACCCTGCTGAGTCAGTCTGAGCTGTCCCGCTGTATGAGGCCGTCGATCCAGCCTGCAGCCACCAGAGTCATCTCTCCACTGGGCAGCAACGTCATCCTGCGCTGTGAGGCCACCGGGTACCCCACACCCACCCTGACCTGGATCAAGGCCTCGGCCTACACAG ATTGTTGCAGAAACAACATGATTGAGAGCTTGGATCAGCTACCGAGGAATCTGGAGAGCT tCATGCAGGAATCTCCTCGAGTCGGGGTCCGCTGGTCCATCATCATCCTGAATGGATTATCGTACAAGGACGCTGGTGAATATCGCTGCCAGGCGCGGAACATGGCGGGATTATCCGAAGCCCCCATCAAACTCAAGGTGGTGGGAGTCACCAGACTGTCCCGCCTCCCGAAGAAGAAGTACCTAAAGACTCCGCTCAAACTATCAACAAGATACAAGAAGCTGAACCAGACTGCATCTACAACCAGCAGCGCCTCTGTGAAGGAGAACCAGATCCTCCAGAGCATCACCCCGCCTTGGACTAATAAAAGTCAGACTGCTGCTAATCTGGTGTCCAAAGAGCTCTTCAGGGATGAAAGGCGCAAAATGAATTAA
- the fam241a gene encoding uncharacterized protein FAM241A, with amino-acid sequence MSSETSGHFVPRRRDFEERTVENQRRWNSPETVHGARQPGLHQHTHRADGTRTRPGLPVDPTARWPFIDDPTTRQPRLDDCERLGTLFGMLNKYLRGLGISQMYFGDKIVEPVVIVFFWLLLWFLGIQALGLVGTLCIIIIYIQKE; translated from the exons ATGTCCTCTGAGACCAGCGGACACTTTGTTCCCCGTCGACGGGACTTCGAGGAGCGGACTGTGGAGAACCAGAGAAGATGGAACTCTCCTGAAACGGTCCACGGAGCCCGGCAGCCCGGACtacaccagcacacacaccgG GCTGATGGCACCCGGACCCGACCTGGACTCCCAGTTGATCCTACCGCCAGATGGCCTTTCATAGACGACCCGACCACCAGGCAGCCTCGGCTGGACGACTGCGAGCGGTTGGGGACTCTGTTTGGGATGCTCAACAAGTACCTGCGAGGACTGGGAATCAGCCAGATGTACTTTGGGGACAAGATAGTGGAGCCGGTGGTGATCGTGTTCTTCTGGCTGTTGCTCTGGTTCCTGGGGATCCAGGCTCTGGGACTGGTGGGAACTctgtgcatcatcatcatctacaTCCAGAAGGAGTGA
- the jkamp gene encoding JNK1/MAPK8-associated membrane protein produces the protein MAVAMSSRCPGLYCGRIMVNGSVEGDCGVCPRGERANLQKVCERCTEAPELYDWLYLGFMAMLPLVLHWFFIEWYSGKKSSSALLQHITAMLECSVSAVVTLLVTEPVGLLGIRSCRVQMLSDWYTMLYNPSPDYVNTLHCTQEAVYPLYTIVLIYYAFCLVLMMLLRPLLVKKIACGLGKSDRFKSIYAALYFFPILTVLQAVGGGLLYYAFPYIILVLSLVTLAVYMSASEIQSFKHLFAKKKRLVVLFSHWLLHAYGIISISRLDKLEQDLPLLALVPGPALFYIATAKFTEPSRILSEGGNGH, from the exons ATGG cTGTGGCCATGAGTTCACGATGTCCCGGCCTGTACTGTGGCAGGATCATGGTGAACGGATCGGTGGAGGGAGATTGCGGA GTTTGTCCTCGTGGCGAGCGTGCAAACCTGCAGAAGGTGTGTGAACGCTGCACCGAGGCTCCTGAGCTCTACGACTGGCTCTATCTGGGCTTCATGGCCATGCTGCCGCTGGTGCTGCACTGGTTCTTCATCGAGTGGTACTCCGGGAAGAAGAG CTCGAGCGCTCTGCTGCAGCACATCACGGCCATGTTGGAGTGCAGCGTGTCAGCCGTGGTCACCCTGCTGGTCACAGAGCCGGTGGGGCTGCTCGGTATTCGTTCCTGTCGAGTCCAGATGCTGTCAGACTGGTACACCATGCTGTACAACCCCAGCCCGGACTACGTCAACACGCTACACTGCACCCAGGAGGCCGTCTACCCGCT CTACACCATCGTGCTGATCTACTACGCATTCTGCCTGGTGCTGATGATGCTGCTacgccccctgctggtgaaGAAGATCGCATGCGGTCTGGGAAAATCTGATCGCTTCAAGAGCATCTACGCTGCTCTGTACTTCTTCCCCATCCTCACCGTGCTGCAGGCGGTGGGCGGAGGTCTGCTCT ATTACGCGTTCCCGTACATCATCCTGGTTCTGTCTCTGGTCACTCTGGCTGTCTACATGTCTGCCTCTGAGATTCAG TCCTTTAAGCACCTGTTCGCCAAGAAGAAGCGTCTGGTCGTCCTGTTCAGCCACTGGCTGCTCCACGCGTACGGCATCATCTCCATCTCTCGGTTGGACAAGCTGGAGCAGGACCTGCCGCTGTTGGCCCTGGTCCCCGGCCCCGCCCTCTTCTACATCGCCACGGCAAAGTTCACCGAGCCGAGCCGGATCCTGTCTGAGGGTGGGAACGGACACTGA